In the Diorhabda carinulata isolate Delta chromosome 9, icDioCari1.1, whole genome shotgun sequence genome, one interval contains:
- the LOC130897738 gene encoding integumentary mucin C.1-like isoform X2 has translation MNCITYVVTVALFLHAPLNPAPISSNPISCVDGDVTANLLDCHSFLICVDGQWTGPIDCPTDLYWNEQQKSCVDLEDSDCDDAVTSTSTSTSTTTTISSTTTAPTTTTASSTTTAPTTTRASSTTTAPTTTTVSSTTNAPTTTTASSTTTVPTTTRASTTTTAPTTTTASSTTTAPTTTRASSTTTAHTTTTASTTTTAPTTITASTTTTVTSATEDLNMLCDTELEYFADPADCRGFYQCVEGTKQHEYCPDNLLWNVRVQACDVESDCSQVTATPGKLLAGSKEIV, from the exons ATGAATT gTATCACATACGTAGTTACAGTAGCTCTGTTTTTACATG ctCCATTGAATCCTGCCCCGATTTCTTCAAATC CGATTTCTTGCGTTGATGGAGATGTAACAGCGAACTTGTTGGACTGTCACAGTTTTTTAATCTGCGTCGATGGTCAATGGACGGGACCTATCGATTGCCCGACCGATTTATATTGGAACGAACAACAAAAAAGTTGTGTAGATCTGGAAGACTCTGACTGTG atgatgCTGTCACTTCCACTTCTACCTCTACTAGTACTACTACTACTATCTCTTCTACTACAACTGCTCCTACAACTACCACAGCCTCTTCTACTACAACTGCTCCTACAACTACTAGAGCCTCTTCTACCACAACTGCTCCTACAACTACTACAGTCTCTTCTACTACAAATGCTCCTACAACTACTACAGCCTCTTCTACTACAACTGTTCCTACAACTACTAGAGCCTCTACTACTACAACTGCTCCTACAACTACTACAGCCTCTTCTACTACAACTGCTCCTACAACTACTAGAGCCTCTTCTACTACAACTGCTCATACAACTACTACAGCCTCTACTACTACAACTGCTCCTACAACTATTACAGCCTCTACTACTACCACAGTTACTTCCGCTACAGAAGATCTCAATATGTTGTGTGATACGGAACTAGAATACTTTGCTGATCCAGCTGATTGCAGAGGATTTTATCAATGCGTAGAAGGAACCAAACAACACGAATATTGTCCTGATAATTTACTATGGAATGTTCGTGTTCAAGCTTGCGATGTGGAATCTGATTGTT cGCAAGTAACTGCAACCCCAGGAAAACTACTCGCAG
- the LOC130897738 gene encoding integumentary mucin C.1-like isoform X1: MNCITYVVTVALFLHGSSPLNPAPISSNPISCVDGDVTANLLDCHSFLICVDGQWTGPIDCPTDLYWNEQQKSCVDLEDSDCDDAVTSTSTSTSTTTTISSTTTAPTTTTASSTTTAPTTTRASSTTTAPTTTTVSSTTNAPTTTTASSTTTVPTTTRASTTTTAPTTTTASSTTTAPTTTRASSTTTAHTTTTASTTTTAPTTITASTTTTVTSATEDLNMLCDTELEYFADPADCRGFYQCVEGTKQHEYCPDNLLWNVRVQACDVESDCSQVTATPGKLLAGSKEIV, translated from the exons ATGAATT gTATCACATACGTAGTTACAGTAGCTCTGTTTTTACATGGTAGTT ctCCATTGAATCCTGCCCCGATTTCTTCAAATC CGATTTCTTGCGTTGATGGAGATGTAACAGCGAACTTGTTGGACTGTCACAGTTTTTTAATCTGCGTCGATGGTCAATGGACGGGACCTATCGATTGCCCGACCGATTTATATTGGAACGAACAACAAAAAAGTTGTGTAGATCTGGAAGACTCTGACTGTG atgatgCTGTCACTTCCACTTCTACCTCTACTAGTACTACTACTACTATCTCTTCTACTACAACTGCTCCTACAACTACCACAGCCTCTTCTACTACAACTGCTCCTACAACTACTAGAGCCTCTTCTACCACAACTGCTCCTACAACTACTACAGTCTCTTCTACTACAAATGCTCCTACAACTACTACAGCCTCTTCTACTACAACTGTTCCTACAACTACTAGAGCCTCTACTACTACAACTGCTCCTACAACTACTACAGCCTCTTCTACTACAACTGCTCCTACAACTACTAGAGCCTCTTCTACTACAACTGCTCATACAACTACTACAGCCTCTACTACTACAACTGCTCCTACAACTATTACAGCCTCTACTACTACCACAGTTACTTCCGCTACAGAAGATCTCAATATGTTGTGTGATACGGAACTAGAATACTTTGCTGATCCAGCTGATTGCAGAGGATTTTATCAATGCGTAGAAGGAACCAAACAACACGAATATTGTCCTGATAATTTACTATGGAATGTTCGTGTTCAAGCTTGCGATGTGGAATCTGATTGTT cGCAAGTAACTGCAACCCCAGGAAAACTACTCGCAG